ATTCGACCCAAATTTAAGATTTATTTAAAGTTTTGAGAATTCATGTTACCGATTTGAAATGTAGACGTCTAAATTGAAAAACCGTTCGAAAAGTCAAATGAACACTAGTCTAAATTTTTGTAATTTCGTAAAAGACACTGAACATCAGAACAATGGAAACGACTGTATTGTACAATCCTGTTTATACGCAAATCATCAATGGAGAGGAAGTTATGTCGCCTAGCCCAAAACTCGCTCATCAGGTGATTCAAGCTCGATTAGCCTGGAAATTAATGCAGTATATACACGATAATGATCTGGGCGAGATCTTTTTTTCACCCCTTGATACGATTCTGGAAGACAACTTCAATGTCTTACAACCTGACATTTTATTTGTTTCAAAAAGGCAAGAGCATATTATGCAGGATTGGATTCGCGGTGCACCGGAAATGGTGGTCGAGATTATTTCAAAAAGCTCACGCAATATGGATACCGTGGTAAAAAAGGAAATCTATGAACGTTACGGAGTAAAAGAATACTGGATAGTATTTCCTGACAAGACTTCCATCGAAGTTTACACGTTGCAGTCGGGTCAATATCAGCTTCTTGGTAATTTCACTGGTGACCAACTGGTACAAACGCCTGTTTTTCCTGGGCTGGATTTTAAGGCAGAAGCCATTTTTCCATTTTTAAACAAGTAATTCCCTAATTTCGCCGGATATGGTTTTTCAATAATTTGAGATTTTCATGGCTGAAATTGCCCCTTCGATACTAGCCGCCGACTTCGCGAATCTGCAACGCGACGTCGAAATGCTGAATGCCAGCGCTGCCGATTATATACACGTCGATATCATGGACGGCGTTTTTGTGCCGAACATTTCATTTGGGATACCCGTTTGCGAAGCAATTCACAGGCACGCTCAAAAGCCGCTCGATGTACATTTAATGATTGAAAGGCCGGAGCGATATTTTGACGCATTCAAAAAAGCAGGCGCCTGGGGGCTGACCGTACATTATGAAGCTTGCACCCATCTGCACCGTAATATTCAGAACCTGAAAGAACTGGGGCTTTCGGCCGGTGTCGCATTGAATCCGCATACACCCGTAGAAGTGCTCACAGATGTATTGGAAGATGTTTCCCTGGTGCTGATCATGTCGGTAAACCCGGGTTTCGGTGGTCAAAAATTTATTCAGAATACCTATAAAAAGATCGCACGACTGCATAGCCTGCGTGAAAAATTTGGCTATTCATTCAAGATTGAAGTGGATGGCGGCGTTAATCTGGATAATGCGCCGCTGCTGGTGCGGGAAGGAGTTGACATTCTGGTTGCCGGCAGTTTCGTGTTTAGTTCTCCAAATCCTGCGGAGACCATCGAACAATTGAAAGTAACCAGTTAGGCTTAGTCTTTCCAAATTACTCACTTTGAATCTATTACGAGAAAAAACAAGCCGTCACACGCGTATTGCACTTTTCTTAATCGGGACATTCGCGTGTCTTTGCCTCAGCTTTACAAGTCTTGTCAGACCGGCAGAAGAATCGGCATCCAAATTTCCGTTAAGAATCAGCCCAAACGGCAGGCATATTACGGACAACAACGGTGTCCCGTTTCTGATGGTCGCAGATGTTGCGTGGCAAATGCTCAGGCGGCTCAGTTACACGGATGCAGTGCAGTACATGGACATCAGAAAGTCGCAGTCTTTCAATACTTTGCTGGTACAGCTCCTCCCGATGTTGCCTACACAGCGCAACTACCACAAAGCCGCCCCATTTATAAATAACGATATCGGGAAACCTAATAAGGCCTATTTCGACTATTTCGAGAAGATTATAGCGGCGGCAAAAGAACGCAATCTGGTCGTGGGCATAGTGGTTTCCCGGAAAAGCTGGAATGCCGTTTTCGATGCGCACGATGAGGCCGCCTGGAAAGAATATGGCGTTTATGTTGGAAAAGCATTTGCCAAACATTCGAATATCATCTGGATCGTAAGCGAGGAGGAATACCAAAGCGCCGCACAGTTTGGAGCGATTTCGGAGGGAATACGGTCGGTTTCTGACGGACAGATACTGGCTTCGCTCAATACCTGCTCCCCCACAAACATCAACGAGAGCTCGCCTAACCATTCCAACCTCAAATTCATTATTCCCGATTCGACAGTCACGCCCTCGGAATATGCCGCTTTGGCCAACTGGCAAAAAAACTCTGCGGAGGCCGCGTTAAGACCTTTTTTGATCGCAAATTCCGAATTTCCCAGAGAAATGACGGATCAGTCGGTGATGATCCGAAACCAGGCTTACCAGTCGATCCTGAGCTCAGCAGCGGGCTTCTGTCACATGAGCACGATCAAAAACTTCAACCCGACGTGGAAAGTCAATATCGGGAAGGATGGCGCAGAATACATTCACGAGCTTGTGAAAATTCTCAAAGGAATCCCCTGGGAATATATGCAACCGGATAAGCCGGACCTTTTGATCGACTCGCTTGACAAATCCGAAATTGGTATCGTTTCGCTCTCCAACAAGCGACTGTCGATGCTGTACCTGCCCACTTCCCGACCGGTTAGGCTGGATCTCAACCAGTTGCAGGGAGATGTATTCGGCGCTGTCTGGTACAGCCCCCGCACCGGCAGGAGGTGGGACGGCGGGAAATTCACGAATAAAGAAGAGGCTATTGTACAACCTCCCGACTCGCAGCCAGGCTGGGATTGGATCTTACTGATCGGCTCCAAACAGTAAGTTTGACATTTATCCGTGTTCTTAATAATATTACTTAATACTGAATTGCCCCGCCGGGACTGGCGCACCCATGATTTTATTGAAAAGAATTTTAACTTTTTCCCTGCTGATTATTCTCTCAACTGCCGGTTTTGCCCAGGAAGTATTATGGGCCAGCAAGGTGCTTGGTTATTCCTCCGAATATCGCCCTGAATCGTTTGGACATGCTTTTCGTGCCAGGCAAATTCTGGGAGAACCTAACAAATTACCCGTTTTCGGCAATAGTCGATGCGCATGGTCACCCGCCGACGCCGACGGCCGGAACGAGGAATGGATTAAGGTAGGTTTTTCAAAAACCATTCAGGCCAGACAGATTGCTATTGCAGAAAATTTCAACCCAGGCGCGATCGTCCGGGTATATGCCTATGATCCTTCCGGAAAGGAATTCCTGATTGCTGAAACACCAGCTGCGCAGCAGACCGTAACCGGACGAATGTTAAGGGTCTTCCCAAAACAGGAAATGCTGATCAATGCAGTAAAGCTGGTATTGCAGCCAGGAAAAGTGTCCGGATTTAATCAGATCGACGCAGTGGGTATTTCCGAGAGCACCACGCCTATCGAGGCAAAGATCAACCTGACGAAGGGAATGAATCTGAAAACGCAAAAGGAAAACATGGGTGACGCGATCAATACTAAAGGCCAGGAAGTAGCGCCGATCATTTCTCCCGACGGCAAGACATTGTTTTTTACCCGCAGCAATTTTGAAGGAAACATAGGATCTCCGAAAAGTCAGGATGTATGGTTTTCCACTTTAAATGATAAAAACCAGTGGACGAAGGCCGCCAATATCGGATCTCCAATCAATAATGCCGGCCATAATGCAGTTACGAGCATTTCTGCGGATGGAAAGACCATTTACCTCATCAATGTATATCGTCCCGACGGCAGCATGTACTTCGGTTTTTCGCGCTCTTTTAAAACAAAAACCGGCTGGTCATTTCCAAAAGAATCGAAAATCTTCAATCTGATGGAAAACGCTACTTCCATGGAATTGACAGTATCACCTTTTGAAAACACGCTCATTATCGCCGTTCAGAGAGCAGACACGGAGGGTTCGCGCGATCTTTATATTTCGTTCCTTCAAAAAGATAACACCTGGTCGGAGCCGCGTAACCTTGGGCCGGTGATCAATAGTGCAGACGACGAAGGCACACCGTTTCTGGCACTTGATAACAAAACACTTTACTTTTCGTCCCAGGGCCACAGCGGTTACGGGGAAGCAGACCTTTTTCTTACCCGACGGCTTGACGATACCTGGCTGAACTGGTCAAAACCTGAGAACCTGGGACCGGCGATCAACTCCCCGCTCTGGGATGCATTTATCAATATTCCGGCAACCGGCGATTATGCCTATTTCAGTGCCAGTGACAAATCGCTGGGGCAGGAAGATATTTTCAGGATCAGAATGTCGCCAGAGATCAAGCCGGAGCCGGTGGCTGTGTTGTCTGGTAATGTGTTTGAGGGGCAAACTACGAAACCTGTCAAATCTGACATTGTTGCTGACATCAAAGAAAGCAATGAAGCCTTCGCCAAAGCCAGTTACGACGCAGAAACAGGCGAATACCGGCTAGTGCTTCCACTGAAAGAAATTTATAAAATATCCGCTTTGGCAGAGGGATATTTTCCAGTTTCAGAAGATATTGACCTTTCCGGTGATTCTACCTTCAGGACGATCCGTAAAAATTTATATCTGCAGCCGATCAAGGCTGGTCAGCAAATCAGGCTTAACAATACAATGTTCATGCAAAGCAGCTCCGAGGTAGTTCCTTCCTCTTTTGCGGAGCTGGACAGGATCGTTTCCACAATGAATTCCTACCCGGCGATGGAAATTTTGCTGGAAGGGCACACTGATAATCAGGGTGAAGTCCAAAAAAATGTGAAGTTATCGGCCGACCGCGTCGAGCAGGTGAAAAAGTACCTTTTATCAAAAGGAATAGAGGGGAAACGTATTCAGACAAAAGCCTGGGGACCAGCGAGACCTATTGCCAGTAACGCGACCGAACAGACGCGTCAGCGGAACCGCAGGGTTGAATTTACAATTCTTAAAATCTAAAAAATATCCTATAAAAGGAAATTTGCTTATTTTCGCGGCAACTGGATATGTTACTTCCGCCTGCTTTTAAAGCGGAATACAGAAATCATCAGCTAATATCTAATGTCCAAAAACTCCACAAGCGGAAATCTGCGCCCCTGGCTAATTTTCTCTATCATTCTAATAGCAGGCCTCGCTTTAAGGTTCTACCGCCTTGATCGTTTCAGCATCTTTTTCGACGAGAAAAGTACGATGGTTGTCAGCCAGGGTATTGTACTCGAAGGAGCAAATCAAAAAGAAGTTTATTCCACGCAAAGACTGGCAGTTAAGGAATTCTGGAAAGCGCCGAAACTGGATTATAAACCGCCGGTAGGCGTGATCAGATCATTCACTTACGACGAGATACCTACCCTCCGCGCCTTCACGCCCGCAGAATTCTGGGCGCCGAAAAGCATTCAGGATTACTACGATGCAATTACCCGGAGCGATATCGGGAACAGTCCCTTTTATTATGTAATCCTGCATTTATGGATGGATATATTTGGGTTATCCGATTTCTCGGCACGCGCCCTTTCAGTAATTTTCAGTACCCTGATCATCGCACTGACTTTCTTTTTTGCCAGAAGATTTTTTAGCGTCAATACAGGTTTGATAGCGGCTGGTATTGTGGCTATTGAACCGTTTTTCGTCGCATACAGTCACCAGGCGCGCAATTATTCGCTTACCTTCCTTCTGACACTGCTCGCTACGTATTTCTTTTTGCAAATCATTGAAAATAAATACGATACGCGAAAAACGCTCTGGCTCTACGCAGGTTATATCCTGTCGGCCGGACTGGGATTACTGTCTCATTTTTTGACCATCTCCGTTCTACTCGCGCACGCCGCTTATGCATTGTTCTTTCTGCGCAGTATTAAAGGCTGGATCAGAATGGCGATCGCGGCAGTTTTGTCACTTTCAGGCCTGGCCTGGTGGCTCACTTTCGGAGGAGGGTATTATACTTTATACACATTGAATGACCAGGCCCTTCTTTATAAAAGGATGGCGGAAACAAACCCTTTTAATAATCCTTACGGGCTCATATTGCCTGCCACTCCTGCCAACGTTTTTGAGCGGGCGCTGCCTATTTTTACTGACCTTGTCATATTCACCAACGGTCTTACCGATGCACTATCGGGCAAAAGAAATGTGCTGCTTGCCTTGGCAATAGGGATTTTACTGATTTTCTGGTTCAGGTTTAAACATAAAATCAATACACCGGGCTGGTTGATCCACAGATTTCCATTCTTGCTGATTATTGCGGCCGGCTTTTTTTACAACCATCACAAATTACAATTCACGATTTTCTCGATCAGTATTTTTGCGCTGTCATTTATTCCTGATATTCATAAGCAGGCAAGTCCCGAAAAGCGTAAAAGGTTGTGGATGCTGTATTTAATGGGCCTGATCCCAACATTTTTTCTGATTTTCATGGCATTTCGGGCAGGGCACACCTATGGTCTCAACCAGCGCTATCCCGGGTTTTCTTTTCCTTATGTGATTATTTTGCTGAGCCTGCTATTACAATATTTCCGCAAGCTTGACATTGAGTTTAAAGTCCTGATTTATGGATTCCTGCTTATTCAGCTTGGATTTGTCGGGCTACGACTGAGGGAATTTTACCAGGATAGGTCGACTAAATACGGCTATTTCGCAAATCCGAGGGAACCGAATCCTTATTACGCGGCAGCTCAGAAAATCAAAAGTACTTATCAGCCTGGCGATACGATCTATTATCCGGCTGTCAGACTGGTTGCAATGCGGGAAATGGATAAAACCTTTCTGCCGGTTTCCGTTCAGGACGCACAGCTCACTAATATCTATCTCCCAAAAAACGCACAATATGTCCAGGTACTCGACACGTTGCAAGCCGACCGTATCTGGATCAAAAGATCCGGTCAGGTTCAGCCTGTTGAAATCGGGAATCTCAAAGGTGTCCGCTACTGACAGTCGGCTTTCAGTCGGCTTCAATAGCTGGCCTTTACAGAGCCGTCCAATAAGATTTCGTATATTGCGCACTTAAAACACCAGATTTGCCCGTTATTTTGTGAGCAGGTTTTTACATCGACATACACAGCACGCATGACCGCAGAAGAGATATTCAATGACCCGAGGCAGATAAGCGGGGAGCTTCGTCTGAAAATCCTGGGATTATACCATAAAGCAAATGCCGGCCACATTGGCTGCTCTCTGAGCTGCATCGATCTGATGGTGGCGGTACTTTTTCTTCAAAAATCACCTGACGATACATTCATTTTATCCAAAGGCCACGCAGCAGCGGCTCTCTACGCCTGCCTGAATACGCTGGGAGAAATTACTGACGAAGAGCTGGACACTTTTTACCTCGACGGTACCACCCTTCCCGCCCACCCTGCACCCCGGCAATACAAAGGTATTCCTTTCGCAACAGGCTCATTGGGCCATGGTTTGCCTATTGCTACGGGAATTGCGCACGCCGCGAA
This Dyadobacter sp. UC 10 DNA region includes the following protein-coding sequences:
- a CDS encoding Uma2 family endonuclease, encoding METTVLYNPVYTQIINGEEVMSPSPKLAHQVIQARLAWKLMQYIHDNDLGEIFFSPLDTILEDNFNVLQPDILFVSKRQEHIMQDWIRGAPEMVVEIISKSSRNMDTVVKKEIYERYGVKEYWIVFPDKTSIEVYTLQSGQYQLLGNFTGDQLVQTPVFPGLDFKAEAIFPFLNK
- the rpe gene encoding ribulose-phosphate 3-epimerase, which translates into the protein MAEIAPSILAADFANLQRDVEMLNASAADYIHVDIMDGVFVPNISFGIPVCEAIHRHAQKPLDVHLMIERPERYFDAFKKAGAWGLTVHYEACTHLHRNIQNLKELGLSAGVALNPHTPVEVLTDVLEDVSLVLIMSVNPGFGGQKFIQNTYKKIARLHSLREKFGYSFKIEVDGGVNLDNAPLLVREGVDILVAGSFVFSSPNPAETIEQLKVTS
- a CDS encoding apiosidase-like domain-containing protein codes for the protein MNLLREKTSRHTRIALFLIGTFACLCLSFTSLVRPAEESASKFPLRISPNGRHITDNNGVPFLMVADVAWQMLRRLSYTDAVQYMDIRKSQSFNTLLVQLLPMLPTQRNYHKAAPFINNDIGKPNKAYFDYFEKIIAAAKERNLVVGIVVSRKSWNAVFDAHDEAAWKEYGVYVGKAFAKHSNIIWIVSEEEYQSAAQFGAISEGIRSVSDGQILASLNTCSPTNINESSPNHSNLKFIIPDSTVTPSEYAALANWQKNSAEAALRPFLIANSEFPREMTDQSVMIRNQAYQSILSSAAGFCHMSTIKNFNPTWKVNIGKDGAEYIHELVKILKGIPWEYMQPDKPDLLIDSLDKSEIGIVSLSNKRLSMLYLPTSRPVRLDLNQLQGDVFGAVWYSPRTGRRWDGGKFTNKEEAIVQPPDSQPGWDWILLIGSKQ
- a CDS encoding OmpA family protein — translated: MILLKRILTFSLLIILSTAGFAQEVLWASKVLGYSSEYRPESFGHAFRARQILGEPNKLPVFGNSRCAWSPADADGRNEEWIKVGFSKTIQARQIAIAENFNPGAIVRVYAYDPSGKEFLIAETPAAQQTVTGRMLRVFPKQEMLINAVKLVLQPGKVSGFNQIDAVGISESTTPIEAKINLTKGMNLKTQKENMGDAINTKGQEVAPIISPDGKTLFFTRSNFEGNIGSPKSQDVWFSTLNDKNQWTKAANIGSPINNAGHNAVTSISADGKTIYLINVYRPDGSMYFGFSRSFKTKTGWSFPKESKIFNLMENATSMELTVSPFENTLIIAVQRADTEGSRDLYISFLQKDNTWSEPRNLGPVINSADDEGTPFLALDNKTLYFSSQGHSGYGEADLFLTRRLDDTWLNWSKPENLGPAINSPLWDAFINIPATGDYAYFSASDKSLGQEDIFRIRMSPEIKPEPVAVLSGNVFEGQTTKPVKSDIVADIKESNEAFAKASYDAETGEYRLVLPLKEIYKISALAEGYFPVSEDIDLSGDSTFRTIRKNLYLQPIKAGQQIRLNNTMFMQSSSEVVPSSFAELDRIVSTMNSYPAMEILLEGHTDNQGEVQKNVKLSADRVEQVKKYLLSKGIEGKRIQTKAWGPARPIASNATEQTRQRNRRVEFTILKI
- a CDS encoding glycosyltransferase family 39 protein; this translates as MSKNSTSGNLRPWLIFSIILIAGLALRFYRLDRFSIFFDEKSTMVVSQGIVLEGANQKEVYSTQRLAVKEFWKAPKLDYKPPVGVIRSFTYDEIPTLRAFTPAEFWAPKSIQDYYDAITRSDIGNSPFYYVILHLWMDIFGLSDFSARALSVIFSTLIIALTFFFARRFFSVNTGLIAAGIVAIEPFFVAYSHQARNYSLTFLLTLLATYFFLQIIENKYDTRKTLWLYAGYILSAGLGLLSHFLTISVLLAHAAYALFFLRSIKGWIRMAIAAVLSLSGLAWWLTFGGGYYTLYTLNDQALLYKRMAETNPFNNPYGLILPATPANVFERALPIFTDLVIFTNGLTDALSGKRNVLLALAIGILLIFWFRFKHKINTPGWLIHRFPFLLIIAAGFFYNHHKLQFTIFSISIFALSFIPDIHKQASPEKRKRLWMLYLMGLIPTFFLIFMAFRAGHTYGLNQRYPGFSFPYVIILLSLLLQYFRKLDIEFKVLIYGFLLIQLGFVGLRLREFYQDRSTKYGYFANPREPNPYYAAAQKIKSTYQPGDTIYYPAVRLVAMREMDKTFLPVSVQDAQLTNIYLPKNAQYVQVLDTLQADRIWIKRSGQVQPVEIGNLKGVRY